The following proteins are encoded in a genomic region of Natrinema sp. DC36:
- a CDS encoding zinc ribbon domain-containing protein, with protein sequence MRSKHLQREIDDLVAQGWKIEEETPDRVVLVDREFGSVISHVLIALLTFWFSMGLGNVVWGAYNYVSNSQRRVLWEDGGDCPSCGADVPSSADYCPSCGADFESVAEPNEGVVCPECDAVAADGSRYCPSCGTKLAATFGRSSSGNRTDT encoded by the coding sequence GTGCGCAGCAAACACCTACAGCGGGAAATCGACGACCTCGTGGCGCAGGGATGGAAAATAGAGGAAGAAACGCCCGATCGTGTCGTGCTGGTCGACCGGGAGTTCGGCTCGGTGATCTCACACGTCCTGATCGCCCTCCTGACGTTCTGGTTCTCGATGGGGCTGGGAAACGTCGTCTGGGGCGCGTACAATTACGTCTCGAACTCCCAGCGTCGCGTCCTCTGGGAGGACGGCGGCGATTGTCCGTCCTGCGGTGCGGACGTGCCGTCGTCCGCGGACTACTGCCCGTCCTGCGGTGCGGACTTCGAGTCGGTCGCCGAGCCGAACGAGGGCGTCGTCTGCCCCGAATGCGACGCAGTCGCCGCCGACGGGTCGCGGTACTGTCCGTCCTGCGGAACGAAACTCGCGGCCACGTTCGGTCGCTCGTCGTCGGGGAACCGAACTGATACGTAG
- the truD gene encoding tRNA pseudouridine(13) synthase TruD, whose product MRAGHPTEQAVGMEYYVSDADGVGGRLREDDADFRVRELERFDTEPVDAPTDAYPHLVFRATLRGWDTNDFASRLSDALGVSRERVNWAGTKDKYAVTTQLFSVYGADPAELPEINGVDIEVLGRAGRNLEFGDLAGNEFELVVTDPERPENAATITDELGEFGGLEDGGGGVSDGDSDGDAAVSIGVPNFFGQQRFGSRRPVTHEVGLAIARDDWEGAVMAYLGNPTDAEPESTQEARTFVDRELRRSSDTSSGEQRDPREETRDWQEALERVPNRLRYERSMIHALAEYDGEPGPAEFREALERVPSNLQRLFVHAAQSYAFNLMLSERLERGLPFDRPVAGDVVCFSDTDAPDGLELPDTDRLQRVDERRVDSVTRHCERGRAFVTAPLVGTETELADGEQGKIERTVLDDLGLEPADFDLPGEFHSTGTRRAMLLRTDLRLETEPLALEFALPKGSYATVVLREYLKVDPVDLG is encoded by the coding sequence ATGCGCGCAGGCCACCCCACGGAGCAGGCCGTCGGTATGGAGTACTACGTCAGCGACGCGGACGGCGTCGGCGGCCGCCTCCGCGAGGACGACGCCGATTTCCGGGTGCGCGAACTCGAGCGCTTCGACACCGAACCCGTCGACGCGCCGACTGACGCCTACCCGCACCTCGTCTTTCGGGCGACGCTGCGGGGGTGGGACACCAACGACTTCGCCTCGCGGCTCTCGGACGCGCTGGGCGTCTCTCGCGAGCGAGTCAACTGGGCCGGTACGAAGGACAAGTACGCCGTGACGACCCAGCTGTTCTCGGTCTACGGGGCCGACCCCGCGGAGCTGCCCGAGATCAACGGGGTCGACATCGAGGTTCTGGGGCGGGCCGGCCGGAACCTCGAGTTCGGCGACCTCGCGGGCAACGAGTTCGAACTCGTGGTCACCGATCCCGAGCGGCCCGAAAACGCCGCGACGATCACCGACGAGTTGGGCGAATTCGGCGGGCTCGAGGACGGCGGTGGCGGCGTGTCGGACGGCGATTCGGACGGCGACGCCGCAGTTTCGATCGGCGTCCCCAACTTCTTCGGCCAGCAGCGCTTCGGGAGCCGTCGGCCGGTCACGCACGAAGTGGGTCTCGCGATCGCTCGCGACGACTGGGAGGGTGCGGTGATGGCCTATCTGGGGAATCCGACGGACGCGGAACCCGAGTCGACGCAGGAGGCCCGGACCTTCGTCGATCGCGAACTCCGACGGAGTTCGGATACCTCGAGCGGGGAGCAGCGCGACCCGCGAGAGGAGACGAGAGACTGGCAGGAAGCCCTCGAGCGGGTACCCAACCGCCTTCGCTACGAGCGATCGATGATCCACGCGCTCGCCGAGTACGACGGCGAGCCCGGCCCCGCGGAATTTCGGGAGGCCCTCGAGCGGGTTCCCTCGAACCTCCAGCGGCTGTTCGTCCACGCGGCCCAGTCCTACGCGTTCAATCTGATGCTGAGCGAGCGCCTCGAGCGCGGGCTGCCGTTCGACCGTCCCGTCGCGGGCGACGTGGTCTGTTTCTCGGACACCGACGCACCCGACGGGCTCGAGCTTCCCGACACCGACCGACTCCAGCGTGTCGACGAGCGCCGGGTCGACTCGGTGACCCGTCACTGTGAGCGCGGTCGTGCGTTCGTCACCGCGCCGCTGGTCGGCACCGAGACGGAACTCGCCGACGGCGAGCAGGGAAAAATCGAACGCACCGTCCTCGACGACCTCGGCCTCGAGCCCGCTGACTTCGATCTCCCCGGCGAGTTTCACTCGACCGGTACCCGACGCGCGATGCTCCTGCGAACGGATCTCCGCCTCGAGACCGAGCCGCTGGCGCTCGAGTTCGCGCTGCCGAAGGGGTCGTACGCGACGGTCGTCCTCCGAGAGTATCTGAAGGTCGATCCGGTCGACCTCGGATAG
- a CDS encoding ABC transporter permease, which yields MSRTGRVRAETSAGWRSFVRRRTAVFFTFFFPVILIVIFGALIRTDPTGEGLFTEPAAYYVPGYLAVVVLFTPLSRMGSEVARHREGSRFEKLATTPLTRGEWLLAQTVVNAAIIGLASLLILGLVVVLTGAEIAFSPLLVPYILVGVVCFCGVGAMLGSYTDSQDGAVAASNAIGLPLLFLSETFISLSQLPGWFEPLVNLSPLTYFARGVRAATYSGAETPAVAGVDPALANLGILVALAVVAFALGARSIPRTD from the coding sequence GTGAGTCGGACGGGCCGCGTACGAGCCGAGACGAGCGCCGGCTGGCGGTCGTTCGTCCGCCGGCGGACGGCGGTCTTCTTCACCTTCTTCTTCCCGGTGATCTTGATCGTCATCTTCGGCGCGCTGATCCGCACCGATCCGACCGGCGAGGGCCTGTTCACCGAACCGGCGGCCTACTACGTGCCCGGCTATCTCGCCGTCGTCGTCCTCTTCACGCCGCTGTCGCGGATGGGCAGCGAGGTCGCGCGCCACCGCGAGGGGAGTCGCTTCGAGAAGCTCGCGACGACGCCGCTGACTCGAGGCGAGTGGTTGCTCGCTCAGACCGTCGTCAACGCTGCGATCATCGGGCTGGCGAGCCTGCTCATCCTCGGACTGGTAGTCGTGCTGACCGGCGCGGAGATCGCGTTCTCGCCGCTGCTGGTGCCCTACATCCTCGTCGGCGTCGTCTGCTTCTGTGGCGTCGGCGCGATGCTCGGTAGCTACACCGATTCGCAGGACGGCGCGGTCGCCGCGAGCAACGCGATCGGGCTCCCGCTGCTCTTCCTCTCGGAGACCTTCATCTCGCTTTCCCAACTGCCCGGCTGGTTCGAACCGCTCGTGAACCTCTCGCCGCTGACCTACTTCGCGCGGGGGGTGCGGGCCGCGACCTATTCGGGTGCCGAGACGCCCGCGGTCGCCGGCGTCGATCCCGCGCTCGCGAACCTCGGGATTCTCGTCGCGCTCGCCGTCGTCGCGTTCGCGCTGGGTGCGCGGTCGATTCCGCGGACGGACTGA
- a CDS encoding ABC transporter ATP-binding protein produces MEAVVEATDLEKVYGETTALSGASLSVQSGEVFALIGPNGAGKTTLVRALTGTTEPDGGSARILGESPSAVDRDRLGVLPQEFSPPGRLSARELLAYYAGLYDDARESNNVLADVGLVDAGDTWYEDLSGGQQRRVCVGSALVNDPDLLFLDEPTTGIDPAGRRTVWRLIEDLAAGGTTVVLTTHDMAEAERLADRVGLLADGSLVAQGSPEALVREHGGSSRLTIETAADPDAFADLEYPVERPERGRGRSPDGTVVVRDIDPAAIETVVDYLEAHDIEYTELSWAEPDLEDVYLSLADATERERTGQLAGVENGGSGRSGSDESDIAQAGETA; encoded by the coding sequence ATGGAAGCCGTAGTCGAAGCGACGGACCTCGAGAAGGTCTACGGCGAGACGACCGCCCTCTCGGGGGCGTCGCTCTCCGTCCAGAGCGGCGAGGTCTTCGCGCTGATCGGCCCGAACGGGGCCGGGAAGACGACGCTCGTCCGCGCGCTGACGGGGACCACCGAACCCGACGGCGGCAGCGCACGAATCCTCGGGGAGTCACCGTCGGCCGTCGACCGCGACCGACTCGGCGTGCTCCCACAGGAGTTCTCGCCACCGGGCAGGCTCAGCGCCAGGGAACTGCTCGCATACTATGCGGGGCTCTACGACGACGCGCGGGAGTCCAACAATGTCCTCGCGGACGTCGGCCTCGTCGACGCCGGCGACACCTGGTACGAGGACCTCTCGGGCGGCCAGCAGCGCCGGGTCTGCGTCGGCTCCGCGCTGGTCAACGACCCCGATCTGCTCTTCCTCGACGAGCCGACGACGGGCATCGATCCCGCCGGCCGCCGCACCGTCTGGCGACTGATCGAGGACCTCGCCGCGGGCGGGACAACCGTCGTCCTGACCACGCACGATATGGCCGAAGCCGAGCGGCTCGCCGACCGCGTCGGCCTGCTCGCCGACGGCTCGCTGGTTGCGCAGGGAAGCCCCGAAGCGCTCGTCCGGGAACACGGCGGCTCGAGCCGGCTCACGATCGAGACGGCGGCCGATCCGGACGCCTTCGCGGACCTCGAGTATCCGGTCGAACGCCCGGAGCGCGGCCGGGGCCGAAGCCCGGACGGGACAGTCGTCGTCCGCGATATCGATCCCGCCGCGATCGAAACCGTCGTCGACTATCTCGAGGCCCACGATATCGAGTACACCGAACTCTCGTGGGCCGAACCGGACCTCGAGGACGTCTATCTCTCCCTGGCCGACGCGACCGAGCGGGAGCGAACGGGTCAGCTCGCGGGCGTGGAGAACGGGGGAAGCGGGCGGAGCGGTTCCGACGAGTCTGATATCGCGCAGGCGGGTGAGACGGCGTGA
- a CDS encoding TIGR03557 family F420-dependent LLM class oxidoreductase, translating to MTKLGYTLSSEEFGPTELVDIARRAEEAGFDFLSISDHFHPWVSAQGESPFVWSTLGGIATATDEIEVGVGVTCPTIRIHPVNVAHAVATADEMFGDRFTFGVGTGENLNEHVTGERWPEHDVRLEMLDEAMDVMRSLWTGETTSHHGEHYTVENARLFTVPDEQPTTIGSAFGPQTAEWVAETTDGLWCSGPKSEPVEAYEDAGGDGPKYTQLHGCYADSEEEAIETIYEQWPNGSIPGELGQELPTPVHFEQAAQMVEKEDIAEAGTTTEPDPQAHIDSIEQAIDAGYDHVYFHQIGDEQEKALEFYEEEVLPSFR from the coding sequence ATGACGAAACTCGGATACACCCTCTCGAGCGAGGAGTTCGGCCCGACGGAACTGGTCGACATTGCCCGCCGCGCCGAGGAAGCCGGCTTCGACTTCCTCTCGATTTCCGATCACTTTCATCCGTGGGTGTCGGCCCAGGGCGAATCACCGTTCGTCTGGTCGACGCTGGGTGGTATCGCGACCGCGACCGACGAGATCGAGGTCGGCGTCGGCGTCACCTGCCCGACGATCCGGATTCACCCGGTCAACGTCGCCCACGCCGTCGCCACCGCCGACGAGATGTTCGGCGACCGCTTTACCTTCGGCGTCGGAACCGGCGAGAACCTGAACGAACACGTGACGGGCGAGCGCTGGCCCGAACACGACGTTCGCCTCGAAATGTTAGACGAGGCGATGGACGTCATGCGTTCGCTCTGGACCGGCGAGACGACGAGTCACCACGGCGAGCACTACACGGTCGAGAACGCGCGGCTCTTCACCGTGCCGGACGAGCAGCCGACGACGATCGGGAGCGCGTTCGGCCCGCAGACGGCCGAGTGGGTCGCCGAGACCACCGACGGGCTCTGGTGTTCCGGCCCCAAATCGGAGCCGGTCGAGGCCTACGAGGACGCCGGCGGAGACGGGCCGAAGTACACCCAACTGCACGGCTGCTACGCCGATAGCGAAGAGGAAGCGATCGAGACGATCTACGAGCAGTGGCCCAACGGCTCGATTCCGGGCGAACTCGGGCAGGAGCTGCCGACGCCGGTCCACTTCGAACAGGCCGCACAGATGGTCGAGAAAGAGGATATCGCCGAGGCCGGGACCACCACCGAACCCGACCCGCAGGCCCACATCGACAGCATCGAGCAGGCGATCGACGCGGGCTACGACCACGTCTACTTCCACCAGATCGGTGACGAACAGGAGAAGGCGCTCGAGTTCTACGAGGAGGAGGTACTGCCGTCGTTCCGCTGA
- a CDS encoding NADH dehydrogenase subunit: protein MTTPRLRATRSAEWPDVRTQASDLIRVAGVAGAGGAGFPSYAKWTDLEAVDSLLMNHQESEPNYSIDKWLGKTRAETFATLFDELIEGAFDLIVVSAKWKDRDEHMQELEAETDGTVIPPAELPLDRDAESGVVFAYTENKYQYGMESVLLKTVDGTVIGSDLPTDYGWLVQNTETLYDIARALSAGAPVTHKYVHVSGEVPRDRFLEVPIGTPASELLRAADCPSDALPADAVIADGGPGWCFPIDSVPDEYGVRKHTNCLLVLDAETVAESTLGGGRIDVLEEYEWSDREMESEPTATIEPDRVRIPLATNPNPEVVEPAEPIVAVGDRVEHGDRIATPSSDGISIPQHASVAGEVTAVSESDIEIESRSDA from the coding sequence ATGACGACTCCACGCCTACGGGCGACCCGATCCGCGGAGTGGCCGGACGTTCGAACGCAGGCGAGCGACCTGATCCGGGTGGCCGGCGTCGCGGGCGCGGGTGGTGCCGGATTTCCCTCCTACGCGAAGTGGACGGATCTCGAGGCGGTCGATTCCCTCCTGATGAACCACCAAGAGAGCGAACCGAACTACTCCATCGACAAGTGGCTCGGGAAGACCCGCGCGGAGACGTTCGCCACACTGTTCGACGAGCTGATCGAGGGGGCGTTCGACCTGATCGTCGTCAGCGCGAAGTGGAAGGATCGCGACGAACACATGCAGGAACTCGAGGCCGAAACCGACGGGACGGTGATTCCGCCGGCCGAACTGCCGCTCGATCGGGACGCGGAGTCGGGCGTCGTATTCGCGTATACGGAGAACAAGTACCAGTACGGAATGGAGAGCGTTCTCCTCAAAACCGTCGACGGGACGGTCATCGGAAGCGACCTCCCCACCGATTACGGCTGGCTCGTCCAGAACACCGAGACCCTTTACGACATCGCCCGCGCGCTCTCGGCGGGCGCGCCAGTGACCCACAAGTACGTCCACGTCAGCGGCGAGGTGCCGCGAGACCGGTTCCTCGAGGTTCCGATCGGCACGCCCGCGAGCGAGCTCCTGCGCGCGGCCGACTGTCCGTCCGACGCGCTCCCCGCAGACGCAGTGATCGCCGACGGCGGGCCGGGCTGGTGCTTTCCGATTGATTCAGTACCCGACGAGTACGGTGTCCGCAAGCATACGAACTGCCTCCTCGTGCTCGACGCGGAGACCGTCGCGGAAAGTACGCTCGGCGGGGGGCGGATCGACGTGCTCGAGGAGTACGAGTGGAGCGACCGGGAGATGGAATCCGAACCAACTGCAACGATCGAACCGGACCGCGTCCGGATTCCGCTCGCGACGAACCCGAATCCGGAAGTCGTCGAACCTGCCGAACCGATCGTCGCGGTCGGCGACCGCGTCGAGCACGGCGATCGGATCGCGACCCCCAGTTCCGACGGGATCAGTATCCCTCAGCACGCGTCCGTCGCCGGCGAGGTGACGGCGGTGTCCGAGTCGGATATCGAGATCGAATCGCGCTCCGACGCGTAG
- a CDS encoding helix-turn-helix domain-containing protein: MRYLELSLRRPPAERHPMHQFVVEHEAYTASRLLYGNRYGDEHAMLFHVDGPRAPYERALEDAPSILEYELAPCRDDSLYLYVRETLTGADRTFADAVEQPGLIVVPPLEHRADGTIRLTAVGPSEAIQTVVDDVSDAMHVDVLSIGEYRAGRIDARAALTQRQFEAVSAAVDCGYYRATREASLEDVADRLDCSSGTAGELLRRAERTVMEGLVRGGPF; the protein is encoded by the coding sequence ATGCGCTATCTCGAGCTGAGCCTTCGGCGACCGCCGGCTGAACGGCATCCGATGCACCAGTTCGTCGTCGAACACGAGGCGTACACCGCGTCGAGATTGCTCTACGGAAACCGGTACGGTGACGAGCACGCGATGCTGTTCCACGTCGACGGTCCACGAGCACCCTACGAGCGCGCCCTCGAGGACGCGCCCTCGATACTCGAGTACGAACTCGCACCCTGTCGCGACGATTCCCTGTACCTGTACGTGCGGGAGACGCTGACGGGAGCCGATCGAACGTTCGCGGACGCGGTCGAACAGCCGGGACTGATCGTCGTCCCGCCGCTAGAGCACCGCGCCGACGGCACGATCCGGCTGACGGCGGTCGGCCCCAGCGAAGCGATCCAGACGGTGGTCGACGACGTGTCCGACGCGATGCACGTCGACGTCCTGTCGATCGGCGAGTACCGCGCCGGACGGATCGACGCGCGGGCGGCCCTGACCCAGCGCCAGTTCGAGGCCGTCTCCGCGGCCGTCGACTGCGGCTACTACCGCGCGACGCGAGAGGCCTCGCTCGAGGATGTCGCCGATCGGCTGGACTGCTCGAGCGGGACGGCGGGGGAGTTGCTCCGGCGGGCCGAACGGACCGTCATGGAAGGGCTCGTCCGCGGTGGACCGTTCTGA
- a CDS encoding aldo/keto reductase codes for MSAVGFGTRNIGGSWGGVSDETGRDVVRATLESEIDFIDTAAVVDDGRSERDVLAARPTAVWSTRR; via the coding sequence GTGTCGGCGGTCGGATTCGGCACCAGAAACATCGGCGGCAGTTGGGGTGGCGTCTCCGACGAAACCGGCCGTGATGTCGTTCGCGCCACCCTCGAGTCGGAGATCGACTTCATCGACACGGCGGCCGTCGTCGACGACGGCCGCAGCGAGCGCGACGTCCTCGCCGCGCGTCCGACCGCCGTGTGGAGTACGAGGCGCTGA
- a CDS encoding GrpB family protein, with protein sequence MEYEALKRDLATDHDDLLAYSMGKTAFVERLLEVARTDDELAFAFAVPTLES encoded by the coding sequence GTGGAGTACGAGGCGCTGAAACGCGACCTGGCGACCGACCACGACGACCTCCTCGCTTACTCGATGGGGAAAACGGCGTTCGTCGAACGGCTCCTCGAGGTCGCCCGAACGGACGACGAGTTGGCCTTCGCGTTCGCGGTTCCGACACTCGAGTCGTAA
- a CDS encoding NAD-binding protein: MNHWWRRIVLSLVAVLVLVLVYAWLYQLGMATFEGETRTYADAIQTVIETLTTAGFGGDAGDWQSPQMNLFVVVMNLTGVLLVFLALPLIVVPLFQQALEDRPPESTELTDHIVICSYTPRSDVLAGELEAANVPYVFIDDDPELVVELNSEGTNAIYGELDQEETLQAANAADAHALVTDIDDETNAMVILTARELSSELRIVSVVEDEDVASYHRYAGADEIVRPRRVLGQSLATKATTTVSEELRDTIELSEELAVTELLVQEHSDLVGQTIPESGIRDRMGITVIGAWFNGEFVPVPGPENVIDGNTILLVAGRRDDLTELKSQTVSSLRHNPDRVVVGGYGVVGRTAVETLVSGGVSTCVVDIVDEAGVDVVGDVTDESVLEDAAVDDSRSIILTLDDDVTTIYATLVLKQVAPGVEIIARANETENIPKLYRAGAEYVLSLSTVTGRMLASILIEDEEILTPETQFELVRTTAPRIVGRSLGDVDLRARTGCTVVAVERNGDLLTDLGPEFVVSVDDMLIVAGSDEAINQFVTLAC, translated from the coding sequence ATGAACCACTGGTGGCGGCGAATCGTTCTCTCGCTGGTCGCCGTTCTCGTTCTCGTCCTCGTCTATGCGTGGCTCTACCAACTGGGAATGGCCACGTTCGAGGGTGAAACGAGGACGTACGCCGATGCGATCCAGACCGTCATCGAAACGCTGACGACGGCCGGTTTCGGCGGTGACGCGGGCGACTGGCAGAGTCCTCAGATGAACCTGTTTGTGGTCGTCATGAACCTCACGGGCGTCCTGCTCGTCTTCCTCGCGCTACCGCTAATCGTCGTCCCGCTGTTCCAGCAGGCGCTCGAGGATCGGCCACCGGAGTCGACCGAGCTCACCGACCACATCGTCATCTGCTCGTACACGCCGCGTTCGGACGTGCTCGCGGGAGAGCTCGAGGCGGCGAACGTCCCCTACGTCTTCATCGACGACGACCCCGAGCTGGTCGTCGAGCTCAACAGCGAGGGGACCAACGCCATCTACGGCGAACTCGATCAGGAGGAGACGCTGCAGGCGGCGAACGCCGCGGACGCTCACGCGCTCGTTACCGACATCGACGACGAGACGAACGCGATGGTGATCCTCACGGCGCGAGAGCTTTCAAGCGAGCTCAGGATCGTCAGCGTGGTCGAAGACGAGGACGTCGCGAGCTATCACCGCTACGCCGGTGCCGACGAAATCGTCCGGCCGCGACGGGTGCTCGGACAGAGCCTGGCGACGAAGGCGACGACGACGGTCTCCGAGGAGCTTCGGGACACGATCGAGCTCAGCGAGGAGCTCGCAGTGACCGAACTCCTCGTCCAGGAGCACAGCGACCTCGTCGGCCAGACGATCCCGGAGTCGGGCATCCGAGACCGGATGGGGATCACCGTCATCGGCGCGTGGTTCAACGGGGAGTTCGTCCCCGTTCCCGGCCCCGAAAACGTGATCGACGGCAATACGATCCTGCTCGTCGCTGGTCGCCGCGACGACCTCACGGAGCTGAAATCGCAGACCGTGTCGTCGCTGCGGCACAATCCGGACCGTGTGGTCGTCGGCGGCTACGGCGTCGTCGGACGAACCGCGGTCGAGACCCTGGTATCCGGCGGCGTCTCGACATGCGTCGTCGATATCGTAGACGAGGCCGGTGTCGACGTCGTCGGCGACGTCACCGACGAATCGGTCCTCGAGGATGCAGCCGTCGATGATTCCCGTTCGATCATTCTCACCCTCGACGACGATGTGACGACGATCTACGCGACGCTGGTCCTCAAACAGGTCGCTCCCGGCGTCGAGATCATCGCACGTGCGAACGAGACCGAGAACATTCCGAAGCTCTACCGAGCGGGAGCCGAGTACGTTCTGTCGCTGTCGACGGTGACCGGCCGGATGCTCGCCTCCATCCTGATCGAGGACGAAGAGATCCTCACGCCGGAGACTCAGTTCGAACTCGTTCGAACGACTGCCCCGCGGATCGTCGGCCGGAGTCTCGGCGACGTGGACCTACGAGCGCGGACGGGGTGTACCGTCGTCGCGGTCGAACGGAACGGAGACCTGCTGACCGACCTCGGACCGGAGTTCGTCGTCAGCGTGGACGACATGCTGATCGTCGCGGGGAGCGACGAGGCGATCAATCAGTTCGTCACGCTCGCGTGCTGA
- a CDS encoding aldo/keto reductase, translating into MEYTTLGDTGTTVSRLCFGTWRFGKESDGTVETDREQARELLDTAWDRGINFIDTANVYGDPNGTSEEWIGEWLEDRDIHREDVVIASKVYFPFDGRGEPGPNDSGLGRKHIRAQIEGTLERLGTDYLDLYYIHRWDENTPIRETMRTLTELVREGKVHYLGASSMAAWKLTKALWTSDVEGLERFDVTQPMFNAADTDDVTDYLEVCADQDIAVCPYSPLAGGFLTGKYERGEDGSVIAPDGSRGTLTDLFEDRYTSETAWEVLEAVESVAEQVDATPAQVSLRWLMEQDRFTCVPIVGARTPDQLEENVGAVELELSDEQFGRIDDARGGDGDGYR; encoded by the coding sequence ATGGAGTACACCACGCTCGGTGACACGGGCACGACAGTCTCGAGACTCTGCTTCGGCACCTGGCGCTTCGGAAAGGAGAGCGACGGCACCGTCGAAACCGACCGCGAGCAGGCCCGCGAACTGCTCGACACCGCCTGGGATCGCGGCATCAACTTCATCGACACCGCGAACGTCTACGGCGATCCGAACGGCACCAGCGAGGAGTGGATCGGCGAGTGGCTCGAGGACCGCGATATCCACCGCGAGGACGTCGTCATCGCCTCGAAGGTCTACTTTCCCTTCGACGGTCGCGGCGAGCCCGGTCCGAACGACTCCGGGCTGGGACGCAAGCACATCCGCGCACAGATCGAGGGCACCCTCGAGCGGCTGGGAACCGACTACCTCGATCTGTACTATATCCACCGCTGGGACGAGAACACGCCGATCCGGGAGACGATGCGGACGCTGACCGAACTCGTCCGCGAGGGGAAAGTCCACTATCTGGGAGCCTCGAGCATGGCCGCCTGGAAGCTCACCAAGGCGCTGTGGACCAGCGACGTCGAGGGCCTCGAGCGCTTCGACGTGACCCAGCCGATGTTCAACGCGGCCGACACCGACGACGTGACGGACTACCTCGAGGTCTGTGCGGATCAGGACATCGCCGTCTGTCCGTACTCGCCGCTCGCGGGTGGCTTCCTCACCGGAAAGTACGAGCGGGGCGAGGACGGCAGCGTGATCGCGCCCGACGGCTCCCGGGGCACCCTCACGGACCTCTTCGAGGACCGTTATACCAGCGAGACCGCGTGGGAAGTGCTCGAGGCCGTCGAGTCCGTCGCCGAGCAGGTCGACGCCACGCCGGCGCAGGTCTCGCTGCGCTGGCTGATGGAACAGGATCGGTTCACCTGCGTGCCGATCGTCGGCGCGCGAACGCCCGACCAGCTCGAGGAGAACGTCGGCGCGGTCGAACTCGAGTTGAGCGACGAGCAGTTCGGACGGATCGACGACGCTCGCGGTGGGGACGGCGACGGCTATCGCTGA
- a CDS encoding Xaa-Pro peptidase family protein: MNLDVDLSALREFLEANELDGYLIDDDASDSDQRYVSGFTAPDPFQTLVTADGVHLLVSGLEYGRASAEASADSVTRRAAYEYQQFVAEYGRYEGKIRMLAAFLEDHAVDSIAVPQNFPTGTADGLREHGLAVTVEREGIVTDIRATKTEWEVDQIRASQRANEAAMARAEELIATAGVEDGVLVRDGDVLTSERVTEEIEVTLLRHGCALDETIVACGADGADPHDRGSGPLEPDELIVIDIFPRDKETGYFADMTRTFARGDPGEEARRRYEVTWEAYEAALETVEAGVTGAAVHAAACDVIEDAGYETLRSDPNTETGFIHSTGHGVGLDIHEEPSVSPSGGELEAGHVISIEPGIYDPAVGGVRIEDLIAVTENGYENLTEYRIALEPTADDR; the protein is encoded by the coding sequence ATGAACCTCGACGTCGATCTCTCTGCCCTTCGCGAATTTCTCGAGGCCAACGAGCTGGACGGCTATCTGATCGATGACGACGCTTCGGATTCCGACCAGCGGTACGTCTCCGGCTTCACGGCACCGGACCCCTTTCAGACGCTCGTGACCGCCGACGGGGTCCACCTGCTCGTCTCCGGCCTCGAGTACGGTCGCGCGAGCGCGGAGGCGAGCGCCGACTCCGTCACTCGTCGGGCAGCGTACGAGTACCAGCAATTCGTCGCCGAGTACGGCCGGTACGAGGGGAAGATCCGCATGCTGGCGGCGTTTCTCGAGGACCACGCCGTCGACTCGATTGCAGTCCCCCAGAACTTCCCGACGGGAACCGCGGACGGGCTCCGCGAGCACGGTCTCGCGGTGACGGTCGAACGCGAGGGGATCGTGACGGACATCCGCGCGACGAAAACCGAGTGGGAGGTCGACCAGATCCGGGCGAGCCAGCGGGCGAACGAGGCCGCGATGGCGAGAGCGGAGGAGCTGATCGCGACCGCGGGCGTCGAGGACGGCGTCCTCGTTCGCGACGGCGACGTGCTCACCAGCGAACGCGTCACGGAAGAGATCGAGGTCACCCTGCTCCGCCACGGCTGTGCGCTCGACGAGACGATCGTCGCCTGCGGAGCCGACGGTGCGGACCCCCACGACCGCGGGAGCGGGCCGCTCGAGCCCGACGAGCTGATCGTGATCGATATCTTCCCGCGGGACAAGGAGACGGGCTACTTCGCGGACATGACCCGGACGTTCGCCCGCGGCGATCCCGGCGAGGAGGCCCGGCGACGCTACGAGGTCACGTGGGAGGCCTACGAGGCCGCGCTCGAGACCGTCGAAGCCGGCGTGACGGGAGCCGCCGTCCACGCCGCGGCCTGTGACGTGATCGAGGACGCGGGCTACGAAACGCTGCGAAGCGATCCGAACACGGAGACGGGATTCATCCACAGTACCGGTCACGGCGTCGGCCTCGACATCCACGAGGAGCCCAGCGTCTCGCCCTCGGGCGGCGAGCTCGAGGCCGGCCACGTCATTTCGATCGAACCCGGCATCTACGATCCCGCGGTCGGCGGCGTCCGTATCGAGGATCTGATCGCCGTCACCGAGAACGGCTACGAGAACCTGACCGAATATCGGATCGCGCTCGAACCGACGGCCGATGATCGATAG